A genomic segment from Candidatus Krumholzibacteriota bacterium encodes:
- a CDS encoding DUF169 domain-containing protein has translation MAPRADALIERGMIDLPVIGFYDAPDAAAFAPTVTPGTRRHACLFAFFDHWKRGETLHLTAADHGCGGCGRALFGVEERSREELLSFLVDTEGLKASRALMERWLSSHRAWAPEHGNVFIGPLRDDMYDRLVTATFLVDPDRLALLVYAVHYESTPEENPVMTAPFGSGCMQFVGLFEDLDAPKAMIGATDVAMRRFLPPEILAVTVTKPMYERLCRIDEKSFLYKPFWKNLMAARAGAPGK, from the coding sequence ATGGCACCGAGGGCGGATGCGCTCATCGAGCGCGGTATGATCGACCTGCCCGTCATCGGGTTCTACGACGCCCCCGACGCGGCGGCCTTCGCGCCGACCGTCACGCCCGGCACGAGGCGGCACGCCTGCCTCTTCGCCTTCTTCGACCATTGGAAACGGGGAGAGACGCTGCACCTCACCGCGGCGGACCACGGTTGCGGCGGATGCGGACGCGCCCTCTTCGGCGTGGAGGAGCGCTCGCGCGAGGAGCTCCTCTCCTTCCTCGTCGACACGGAGGGGCTCAAGGCCTCGCGCGCGCTGATGGAGCGCTGGCTCTCCTCCCATCGCGCCTGGGCGCCGGAGCACGGCAACGTCTTCATCGGACCGCTGCGCGACGACATGTACGACCGCCTCGTGACGGCGACCTTCCTCGTCGATCCCGACCGGTTGGCCCTTCTCGTCTACGCGGTCCACTACGAGAGCACGCCAGAGGAGAATCCCGTGATGACCGCGCCCTTCGGTTCGGGGTGCATGCAGTTCGTCGGTCTTTTCGAGGATCTCGATGCGCCGAAGGCGATGATCGGCGCCACGGACGTCGCGATGCGGCGGTTCCTGCCGCCGGAGATCCTCGCCGTCACCGTGACGAAACCGATGTACGAGCGGCTCTGCCGCATCGACGAGAAGAGTTTCCTCTACAAGCCCTTCTGGA